A single genomic interval of Zunongwangia sp. HGR-M22 harbors:
- a CDS encoding NAD(P)-dependent alcohol dehydrogenase, which yields MNTTEIKAFGAKSKTASLEELNIERRETLADDVEIDILYCGVCHSDIHTVRNDWGGSKYPVVPGHEIVGRVISVGDKVSKFKEGQLVGVGCMVDSCQHCDSCKDGLEQYCENGMVGTYNGKDKHLGGHTYGGYSEKIIVDQKFVLDVPETLDAKAVAPLLCAGITTWSPLRNWNVKEGDKVGVIGLGGLGHMGIKFAHALGAKVVMITTSPGKSEDAKRLGADEVLISKDAEQMAEHKASFDFLLNTVPVKHDINPYIGLLKRDATMVLVGAIEPLEFHGGGVIAGRKSIAGSLIGGIKETQEMLDFCGEHDIVSDIEMIDMQNINEAYDRVTSNDVKYRFVIDMQSLKN from the coding sequence ATGAATACTACAGAAATAAAAGCATTTGGTGCTAAATCTAAAACAGCATCTTTAGAAGAATTAAACATTGAAAGAAGAGAAACCTTAGCCGATGATGTAGAAATCGATATTCTATATTGCGGCGTATGTCATAGCGATATACATACCGTACGAAACGATTGGGGAGGTTCTAAATATCCAGTAGTGCCAGGTCACGAAATTGTTGGTAGAGTAATTAGCGTTGGAGATAAGGTTTCTAAATTTAAGGAAGGTCAGCTTGTAGGTGTTGGCTGTATGGTAGATTCTTGTCAGCATTGCGATTCTTGCAAAGACGGATTAGAACAATACTGTGAGAATGGTATGGTGGGAACTTATAACGGAAAAGATAAACACCTTGGCGGTCATACTTACGGTGGATATTCAGAAAAAATTATTGTAGATCAAAAATTTGTTTTGGATGTGCCAGAAACTTTAGATGCTAAAGCAGTGGCGCCATTACTTTGCGCAGGGATAACTACATGGTCACCATTAAGAAATTGGAATGTAAAAGAAGGTGATAAAGTTGGTGTTATTGGTTTAGGAGGATTGGGCCATATGGGTATAAAATTCGCCCACGCTCTTGGCGCTAAAGTGGTAATGATTACAACCTCTCCTGGCAAAAGTGAAGATGCTAAGAGATTAGGAGCAGATGAAGTTCTTATTTCTAAAGACGCCGAACAAATGGCTGAGCATAAAGCTAGTTTTGATTTTCTACTGAATACCGTTCCTGTAAAGCACGATATCAATCCATATATAGGTCTGCTTAAAAGAGATGCTACTATGGTTTTAGTTGGCGCAATTGAACCATTAGAATTCCATGGTGGCGGAGTGATTGCCGGAAGAAAAAGTATTGCAGGATCTTTGATCGGAGGAATTAAAGAAACTCAAGAAATGTTAGATTTCTGTGGAGAACACGACATCGTTTCGGATATAGAAATGATCGATATGCAAAATATCAATGAAGCCTATGATCGTGTAACCAGTAACGATGTTAAATATCGTTTTGTAATCGACATGCAGTCATTAAAAAACTAA
- a CDS encoding trans-sulfuration enzyme family protein has product MDQKYKGINTICTHAGELEDTEFKGAVSPLYMSTSYAFEDVAVKRYPRYFNTPNQVALAKKMAALEHGEASLIFGSGMAAVSTALLAFLHQGDHVVFQNTLYGGTSNLITEEFDKFGIEYSFTKDVKLSSFEAEIKENTKVIYIETPSNPLLTITDVEAIAKLAESKGVVSMIDNTFASPVNQNPLDMGIDVVIHSATKYMGGHSDILAGTVISSEAHIDTIFQMAKNLGGNLSDYTVWLLERSLKTMGLRVKEQNNNAMILAEYLYNHKKVAKVYYPGLVSHPDHEIAKKQMSGFGGMLSFELVEGINPDQFQKKLKLIKSSMSLAGVESTILSPAKTSHGLLSPEERAEQGIKDGLLRFSVGIEEAEELIDDIEQALA; this is encoded by the coding sequence ATGGATCAAAAATATAAGGGCATAAATACTATTTGTACGCATGCCGGAGAACTCGAGGATACAGAATTTAAAGGAGCGGTAAGTCCGCTTTATATGTCTACATCTTATGCTTTTGAAGATGTTGCAGTTAAAAGATATCCTAGATATTTTAATACACCCAATCAGGTAGCTTTGGCCAAAAAAATGGCAGCTTTAGAACATGGGGAAGCATCACTCATATTTGGAAGCGGAATGGCTGCTGTAAGCACCGCGCTTTTAGCATTTTTACACCAGGGTGATCACGTGGTTTTTCAGAATACTTTGTATGGCGGAACTAGTAATTTAATTACTGAGGAATTCGATAAATTCGGTATAGAATATAGTTTTACCAAGGATGTAAAATTGTCCTCTTTTGAAGCTGAAATTAAAGAGAATACCAAAGTTATTTATATCGAAACGCCTTCAAATCCATTATTAACTATTACCGACGTTGAGGCCATAGCAAAATTAGCGGAAAGCAAAGGTGTAGTGAGCATGATCGATAATACATTTGCCTCACCCGTAAATCAAAATCCTCTTGATATGGGTATTGATGTGGTAATTCACTCGGCCACAAAATATATGGGAGGTCATAGTGATATTCTCGCCGGAACGGTAATTTCTTCGGAAGCACATATTGATACGATCTTTCAGATGGCTAAAAACTTAGGAGGAAATTTAAGTGATTATACGGTGTGGCTTTTAGAGCGAAGCCTTAAAACCATGGGACTTCGAGTAAAGGAGCAGAATAATAATGCAATGATTTTAGCCGAATATTTATACAATCATAAAAAGGTAGCGAAAGTATATTATCCTGGTTTGGTTTCTCATCCCGATCACGAAATAGCAAAAAAACAAATGAGCGGATTTGGAGGAATGTTGTCTTTTGAGTTAGTTGAAGGAATTAATCCCGACCAATTCCAGAAAAAACTGAAGCTTATTAAATCATCGATGAGTTTAGCCGGAGTTGAAAGCACTATTCTTTCACCTGCTAAAACTTCGCATGGTTTACTTAGTCCAGAAGAAAGAGCAGAGCAGGGGATTAAAGATGGTTTGCTTCGTTTTTCGGTAGGTATAGAAGAAGCAGAAGAATTAATTGATGATATAGAACAGGCATTAGCCTAG
- a CDS encoding PH domain-containing protein, producing MSIFSSLLGNAGAISKEKLEEKYHKLLIPSENIEAGFKLIRDTFIFTNKRLILVDIQGLTGKKTEYFSVTYKSISRFSVETAGSFDLDAELKIWISGEQNPSISKRFNTSVDIYEVQKILASFVL from the coding sequence ATGAGCATATTTTCATCGCTATTGGGCAACGCCGGGGCTATTAGTAAAGAGAAACTGGAAGAGAAATATCATAAGCTATTAATCCCTTCAGAGAATATAGAAGCTGGATTTAAATTAATTAGAGATACTTTTATATTCACCAATAAAAGATTAATTCTGGTAGATATTCAGGGTTTAACTGGAAAGAAAACCGAATATTTTTCAGTGACTTATAAAAGTATAAGTCGGTTTAGCGTAGAAACCGCCGGAAGTTTTGATTTGGATGCTGAACTAAAAATTTGGATTTCTGGGGAACAAAATCCTTCTATAAGTAAAAGGTTCAATACAAGTGTCGATATTTATGAAGTACAGAAAATACTGGCCTCTTTTGTTCTTTAA
- the bshB1 gene encoding bacillithiol biosynthesis deacetylase BshB1, whose protein sequence is MKLDILAIGAHPDDVELSCAATLAKEIDRGKKVGILDLTRGELGTRGTAETRDKEAAKAAEILGVHVRENLSFADGFFINDKAHQLKIIEIIRKYQPEIVFCNAIDDRHIDHGRGSKLVSDACFLSGLMKIETTNDGNKQKAWRPKQVFHYIQWKSIEPDVLVDVTGYMDKKMDAVKTYATQFYDPNSKEPNTPISSNNFLDSVNYRARDLGRIINTEYAEGFTVERYVAVDSIFDLI, encoded by the coding sequence ATGAAATTAGATATTCTTGCCATAGGAGCGCACCCAGACGATGTAGAATTAAGTTGTGCTGCTACCTTGGCTAAAGAAATAGATCGTGGTAAAAAAGTTGGTATTTTAGATTTAACAAGAGGAGAACTTGGCACACGTGGTACTGCGGAAACCAGAGATAAAGAAGCGGCTAAAGCTGCTGAAATTTTAGGTGTTCATGTGCGCGAAAATTTAAGTTTTGCTGATGGATTTTTTATTAATGATAAAGCGCATCAACTAAAAATTATAGAGATTATTAGAAAATATCAGCCAGAGATTGTTTTCTGTAATGCTATAGACGATCGTCATATCGATCATGGTAGAGGTTCAAAACTAGTTAGTGATGCCTGTTTTTTAAGCGGTTTGATGAAGATAGAAACTACTAATGATGGCAATAAGCAGAAAGCCTGGCGGCCTAAACAGGTTTTTCATTATATACAGTGGAAATCAATCGAGCCAGATGTGCTTGTAGATGTTACGGGGTATATGGACAAGAAAATGGATGCAGTAAAAACTTATGCAACCCAGTTCTACGATCCAAATAGTAAAGAACCGAATACTCCTATATCTAGTAATAACTTTTTAGACAGTGTAAACTATAGAGCACGCGATTTAGGAAGAATAATTAATACAGAATATGCTGAAGGTTTTACTGTAGAGCGCTATGTAGCAGTAGATTCCATTTTTGATCTTATTTAA
- a CDS encoding SDR family oxidoreductase, giving the protein MHTPNKRLEGQTAIITGSSSGIGKAVALAMGKEGANIVINYHSSKEEAEDVANEISECKAGGETIVVKADVSKEKEVKQLFKKGIDKFGTIDICVPNAGMQQDAELHKMTLDQWNQVIALNLTGQFLCCKEAIIEFLNRGMRPKVSKSLGKIITMSSVHEIIPWAGHANYAASKGGIEMLMKSICQEYASRKIRCNSIAPGAIKTEINKDVWSTEEGRKKMKKVIPYDEIGEPEDIGSVASWLASDESEYINGTTIFVDGGMTCYPGFNGNG; this is encoded by the coding sequence ATGCATACACCCAATAAAAGACTAGAAGGACAGACTGCTATTATCACAGGATCCAGTTCTGGCATAGGTAAAGCCGTAGCATTGGCTATGGGCAAAGAAGGCGCAAATATTGTTATAAATTATCATTCTAGTAAAGAAGAAGCTGAAGATGTCGCTAACGAAATAAGCGAGTGTAAAGCAGGTGGAGAGACCATAGTAGTAAAGGCAGATGTAAGTAAAGAAAAAGAAGTAAAGCAACTTTTTAAAAAAGGAATAGACAAATTTGGGACTATAGATATTTGCGTCCCTAATGCAGGAATGCAACAAGATGCTGAATTGCATAAAATGACATTAGATCAATGGAACCAGGTAATAGCTCTAAATCTTACGGGACAATTTCTTTGCTGTAAAGAAGCGATTATCGAATTTCTGAATCGAGGTATGCGACCAAAAGTTTCTAAATCTCTTGGGAAAATTATAACTATGAGTTCGGTACACGAGATTATTCCTTGGGCCGGGCATGCAAATTATGCAGCATCTAAGGGAGGAATTGAAATGTTAATGAAAAGTATCTGCCAGGAATATGCGTCTAGAAAAATACGCTGTAATAGCATTGCCCCGGGCGCTATTAAAACTGAAATTAATAAAGATGTTTGGAGTACTGAAGAAGGCCGTAAAAAAATGAAAAAGGTGATTCCTTATGACGAAATTGGAGAACCTGAAGACATTGGCAGTGTAGCATCCTGGCTGGCATCTGATGAATCTGAATACATTAACGGTACAACAATATTTGTGGATGGCGGAATGACATGCTATCCTGGTTTTAATGGTAATGGATAA
- the treF gene encoding alpha,alpha-trehalase TreF gives MRRFQPYSILFFVIAFISISCKDKSKEEKVLVQEISILPPEQLYGDLFYDIQQNENLFSDSKTFVDALPKRSLDSIKSEYSNIKDSSNTYILQFLKQNFHIPGEEKRQEYKTDSSAIDAHITKLWSVLKRPADRKISGTLIPLPRPYIVPGGRFREIYYWDSYFTMLGLQVDGEIEMIQQMVDNFSYLINEYGFIPNGNRTYYLSRSQPPFYALMVDLLAEEKGDSIYTSFLSELEKEYRFWMEGENQLSENNSVYKRVVRMPNGSILNRYYDNKNTPRPESYREDLKTAEAAVKETDNLTKEQVYRDLRAAAESGWDFSSRWIKPDENGKFDLKDIHTTAILPIDLNSLLYHLEKTLAKAYLISGQPDLSKEFKELAEIRKKAIDKYFWNASSAFYKDYDFVKQEQTSVISAAGIYPLFFEIPTEDKAQKAAETLKTELLKKGGIVSTPNHSGQQWDAPNGWAPLQWISYKALQNYQILDLADTIKDRWINLNEKVYKNTYKMTEKYNVEDLSKESGGGEYPTQDGFGWSNGVYKKLTSE, from the coding sequence ATGCGAAGATTTCAACCATATAGTATCTTATTCTTTGTAATTGCTTTTATATCAATTTCTTGTAAAGATAAAAGCAAAGAAGAAAAGGTTTTAGTCCAAGAAATTAGTATTCTTCCGCCCGAGCAGCTTTATGGGGATCTTTTTTATGACATTCAGCAAAATGAGAACTTATTTTCAGATAGTAAAACTTTTGTTGATGCTTTACCCAAGCGTTCTTTAGATTCTATCAAATCTGAATACAGCAATATCAAAGATTCTTCGAATACCTATATTCTTCAATTTTTAAAACAAAATTTTCACATTCCTGGGGAAGAAAAGCGTCAAGAATATAAAACAGATTCTTCAGCTATCGATGCGCATATTACAAAGTTATGGTCGGTTTTAAAGCGCCCCGCAGATCGTAAAATTTCGGGTACACTAATTCCTTTGCCACGTCCCTACATTGTTCCCGGTGGTCGTTTTAGAGAAATCTATTATTGGGATAGTTATTTTACGATGCTTGGTTTGCAAGTAGATGGAGAAATAGAAATGATCCAGCAAATGGTAGACAATTTTTCTTATCTAATTAACGAATATGGCTTTATTCCCAACGGAAACCGTACCTATTATCTTAGCCGTTCTCAACCTCCATTTTATGCGTTAATGGTCGATTTATTAGCTGAAGAAAAAGGAGATTCAATTTACACTTCTTTTTTATCTGAATTGGAAAAAGAATATCGGTTTTGGATGGAAGGCGAGAATCAACTTTCTGAAAATAATTCGGTTTATAAAAGAGTTGTTCGGATGCCGAACGGAAGTATCTTGAATCGCTATTACGATAACAAAAATACACCTAGACCTGAAAGTTATCGAGAAGACTTAAAAACAGCTGAAGCTGCCGTAAAAGAAACCGATAATTTAACGAAAGAACAAGTTTACAGAGATTTAAGAGCAGCAGCCGAATCGGGTTGGGATTTTTCTAGCCGATGGATAAAACCTGATGAAAATGGCAAATTTGACCTTAAAGATATTCATACCACAGCTATTTTACCAATCGACCTAAATAGCCTTTTGTATCACTTAGAGAAAACCTTGGCTAAAGCTTATCTTATTAGCGGCCAGCCAGATCTATCAAAGGAATTTAAAGAACTAGCCGAAATTAGAAAAAAAGCTATCGATAAGTATTTTTGGAATGCTTCAAGCGCATTTTATAAAGATTACGATTTTGTAAAGCAAGAGCAAACATCCGTAATTTCTGCTGCCGGCATTTACCCTTTGTTTTTTGAAATCCCTACGGAAGATAAAGCCCAAAAAGCTGCTGAAACTTTAAAAACTGAATTATTGAAAAAAGGAGGAATAGTGAGCACACCAAATCATAGTGGCCAGCAATGGGACGCGCCCAATGGATGGGCACCTTTGCAATGGATATCTTACAAAGCACTTCAGAATTATCAAATTTTAGATTTAGCCGATACAATAAAAGATCGTTGGATTAATCTAAATGAAAAGGTATATAAAAATACCTACAAAATGACTGAAAAATATAATGTGGAAGATTTATCTAAGGAAAGTGGAGGCGGGGAATATCCAACCCAAGACGGATTCGGATGGAGCAATGGCGTATACAAGAAATTAACGTCTGAATAA
- the mazG gene encoding nucleoside triphosphate pyrophosphohydrolase — MNSREEQLKAFDRLLTIMDDLREKCPWDRKQTMESLRHLTIEETYELGDAILDNDLEEVRKELGDVFLHLVFYAKIGSETKDFDIADVANGICEKLISRHPHIYGDVKVENEDDVKKNWENLKLKEGKKSVLEGVPRSLPALVKATRIQDKVSGVGFDWENPEQVFAKVQEELEEFQDEVNIEDKDKMEAEFGDVLFSMINYARFLNINPENALERTNKKFIKRFQYLESKAEENKKKLKDMTLAEMDVFWNEAKKL, encoded by the coding sequence ATGAATTCCAGGGAAGAACAACTAAAAGCATTTGATAGATTATTAACCATCATGGACGATCTTAGGGAAAAATGTCCTTGGGATCGCAAGCAAACCATGGAAAGTTTACGGCATCTTACGATAGAGGAAACTTACGAATTGGGAGATGCGATACTGGATAACGATCTGGAAGAAGTTCGAAAAGAATTAGGTGATGTTTTTTTACATCTTGTTTTTTACGCCAAAATAGGAAGCGAAACTAAGGATTTTGATATTGCAGATGTAGCGAATGGAATTTGTGAGAAACTCATTTCAAGACACCCTCATATTTATGGAGATGTAAAAGTGGAAAACGAAGATGATGTAAAGAAAAATTGGGAAAATTTAAAACTCAAAGAGGGAAAGAAAAGTGTTTTGGAAGGAGTTCCCAGATCTTTACCAGCTTTGGTAAAAGCCACTAGAATTCAGGATAAAGTCTCTGGTGTTGGTTTTGATTGGGAAAATCCAGAGCAGGTATTTGCGAAAGTCCAGGAAGAGTTAGAAGAGTTTCAGGATGAGGTAAACATTGAGGATAAGGATAAAATGGAAGCCGAATTTGGAGATGTATTGTTCTCAATGATTAATTATGCCAGGTTTCTAAATATTAATCCAGAAAATGCATTAGAACGCACCAATAAAAAATTTATTAAGCGTTTTCAATATCTTGAAAGTAAAGCTGAAGAAAACAAAAAGAAGCTAAAAGATATGACTTTAGCTGAAATGGATGTGTTTTGGAATGAAGCAAAAAAATTATAG
- a CDS encoding sigma-70 family RNA polymerase sigma factor: MNTREIWEKYHIEFYFFILKRVKNEEHTNDILQNSFIKIHKNLDKLKNPGKLKSWIFQIIRNEINDYFKDSVYCVRDIRFQNSEEDSSPFTQVCCFDKFLNELPEKNRRLMKLVYVDGKPQKEAAELASLSLANAKALIRRSKKIMKNRFKECCKYETNTEGKLVGQSQCSLCD, encoded by the coding sequence ATGAATACCAGAGAAATTTGGGAAAAATACCATATCGAGTTTTATTTCTTTATTCTGAAAAGAGTAAAGAATGAAGAGCATACTAATGATATTCTACAAAATTCGTTTATAAAAATTCATAAAAACTTAGATAAACTGAAAAATCCAGGTAAATTGAAATCCTGGATCTTTCAGATTATTAGAAATGAGATTAACGATTACTTTAAAGACTCGGTATATTGTGTAAGGGACATAAGATTCCAGAATTCAGAAGAGGATTCTAGTCCTTTTACTCAAGTTTGTTGTTTTGATAAATTTTTGAACGAGTTGCCAGAAAAAAATCGCAGGCTTATGAAGCTCGTTTATGTTGATGGAAAACCACAAAAGGAAGCCGCAGAATTAGCAAGTCTTTCACTGGCGAATGCTAAAGCGCTTATTCGAAGATCAAAAAAGATAATGAAAAATCGCTTTAAAGAATGCTGTAAATACGAAACAAATACTGAGGGTAAACTTGTCGGTCAATCGCAATGTTCACTATGTGACTGA
- a CDS encoding thiamine pyrophosphate-dependent enzyme — protein MGKNVSDLLVNMLVEAGVKRVYAVTGDSLNPVNDAVRRDGRLQWIHVRHEEAGAYAASMDAELDGIGCCMGSSGPGHVHLVNGLYDANRAGNPVIAIASTVPTNKLGTENFQETNVTKLFDDCSKYCFMANTPEQAAHGFQSAIQSAIHQKGVGVVGLPGDIASADAAHITTSEQNYFTNSKLLPSNEELKTLAKVINENKKVMVYCGYGCKDAQDEVMQLAKKLNAPMGLSFRGKIFFDKESNPYVVGLNGLLGTKSGFKSMHEANALILLGTDFPYTDFLPEKNTIIQIDEKPERIGRRAKVNFGYHGKIKDTLEALIPMLEAKKDTSFLDDMRKVHLDIEEKYHSYVKEKGEDEKIHPEYVASVIDEIANDDAIFTVDTGMSAVWAARYLKGKKNRYLTGSFNHGSMANAMPMAIGAGLGHPDRQVIAFCGDGGISMLLGDLMTISQYKIPAKIIIFNNSSLGMVKLEMQVEGYPEWQTDMVNPDFAMIAKAMNIESWVVKSPSNVRQALAEAFAYDGPAVVNIFTDPDALAMPPEIKFEQIKGFAKTMGKMMINGKSADVIDTAKSDAKYLKELF, from the coding sequence ATGGGAAAAAATGTTTCAGACCTATTGGTCAATATGCTTGTTGAAGCAGGAGTTAAGCGCGTCTATGCAGTTACAGGAGATAGCCTAAATCCTGTTAATGATGCCGTACGCAGAGATGGTAGATTGCAATGGATTCATGTTCGCCATGAAGAAGCAGGTGCCTATGCAGCTTCAATGGATGCCGAATTAGATGGTATTGGATGTTGTATGGGTAGTAGTGGTCCCGGACATGTGCATCTTGTAAACGGTCTTTACGATGCTAACCGAGCTGGTAACCCTGTAATCGCAATCGCTTCTACAGTCCCAACTAATAAGTTGGGAACCGAAAATTTTCAGGAAACGAATGTCACAAAATTGTTTGATGACTGTAGTAAATATTGTTTTATGGCAAACACGCCAGAACAAGCCGCGCATGGTTTTCAAAGTGCAATCCAATCTGCTATACACCAAAAGGGAGTTGGAGTGGTAGGATTGCCCGGTGATATCGCCTCGGCTGACGCTGCCCATATAACAACATCTGAACAGAATTATTTCACAAATTCTAAACTCTTACCTAGTAACGAAGAACTAAAAACATTAGCTAAAGTAATTAATGAAAATAAAAAGGTGATGGTTTATTGCGGGTATGGCTGTAAGGATGCCCAAGATGAAGTAATGCAACTTGCCAAAAAACTTAATGCTCCTATGGGATTAAGCTTTAGAGGAAAAATATTTTTCGATAAAGAAAGTAATCCATATGTAGTAGGATTAAACGGACTTTTAGGTACAAAGTCTGGATTTAAGTCTATGCACGAAGCCAATGCACTAATACTTTTAGGAACAGATTTTCCTTATACAGATTTTCTCCCTGAAAAAAATACAATTATTCAAATCGATGAAAAACCAGAGCGTATAGGACGAAGAGCGAAAGTAAACTTTGGTTATCATGGTAAAATTAAAGATACTTTAGAAGCTCTAATTCCGATGTTAGAGGCTAAAAAAGACACGTCTTTTCTTGATGATATGAGAAAAGTGCACTTAGATATCGAAGAAAAATATCACAGCTACGTAAAAGAAAAAGGAGAAGATGAAAAAATTCATCCTGAATATGTAGCTTCAGTTATCGATGAAATAGCTAATGATGATGCGATATTCACTGTAGATACAGGCATGAGTGCCGTTTGGGCAGCGCGTTATCTAAAGGGAAAGAAAAATAGATATTTAACGGGTTCTTTTAATCATGGATCGATGGCAAATGCTATGCCTATGGCTATTGGCGCTGGTTTGGGCCATCCAGATCGTCAGGTTATTGCTTTTTGCGGGGACGGAGGAATTTCAATGCTATTGGGTGATTTAATGACTATTAGTCAATATAAAATTCCGGCTAAAATTATCATTTTTAATAATTCCTCATTAGGAATGGTAAAATTAGAAATGCAGGTAGAAGGTTATCCCGAATGGCAGACAGATATGGTAAATCCAGATTTCGCCATGATTGCTAAAGCTATGAATATCGAAAGTTGGGTGGTAAAAAGTCCATCTAATGTTAGACAAGCATTGGCTGAAGCTTTTGCGTATGACGGACCTGCAGTGGTTAACATTTTTACCGATCCTGACGCTTTAGCGATGCCCCCTGAAATTAAGTTTGAACAAATAAAAGGTTTTGCGAAAACCATGGGTAAAATGATGATAAATGGAAAATCTGCAGATGTAATTGATACCGCTAAATCTGATGCTAAATATTTGAAAGAGCTATTTTAA